The Microcaecilia unicolor chromosome 3, aMicUni1.1, whole genome shotgun sequence nucleotide sequence gggctccgtgatttcattagcttgtgttacagtctcacgatgttggtagttggtaggctcttctcccatggtgcttttccccctgcctactgggtcagagtgtgccctgttgtgtttcctgttgtagtccatgcggtagtggccatttttgtaagccagttttagttccctttcctgtgttagccacgttagacaacttagttcttaccttgaatgtggctgaaagagggcattgtacagcattctgccagctctgacctactgctaatctcagtaccagggagacatgttgccagtggggcacaacctctgcagttaactgtgagtaaatgtgcttattccaataaaggacgttttcggagacattagtcttcaggtgtcaactggtgtgccaatgttatacagcagcaacaagtcctagaggcctgcgtgaatgcaggtccctggagcacttttagtgggtaccgcagtgcacttaaggcaggcgggacccaggcccatccccccccacctgtaacacttgtgctggtaaatgggaggcctccaaaacccactgtacccacatgtaggtgcccccttcaaccctaagagctatggtagtgttgtacatttgtgggtagtgggttttggggaaggggttgggagctcagcacccgtggtaagggagttatgcatgtgggagctttttctgaagtccaccgcactgacctagggtgcccagttggtgtcctggcatatcaggggggcgagtgtactaccaatcctggctcctcccatgaccaaatggcttggattaggatgtttttgagctgggcgtttttagtttccattatcgctaaaaaaaacaaacaaaccctcagctcaaaaacgtccattttttcgaaaatacggttcggcccaccccttcatggatccgttctcggagataaacgcccatggagataggtgtttgcgttcgattatgcccctccacgacttgGTGATTTGTAATGAATGATGTACATTAGTGCTATAAAGATGTGATAGATGCCAAGGAATAAATAGGCCCAAATATTTCAATTTGTCATGCTCAATGGAGGGAAAAGGTGCCATGCCATCTTTGTTCTAAGTGTCAGACATAGCACTTCTGATTTATCCATAGCCCCGAAATCTACCCATATTCCATCAGTAAATCCAGGGCTCCTATAGGGAGGCTCATGAGCACttgtgatttagatgaactgtggaGCTAAACATCCTAActctgagtttcaaaaatcatgacttggatgttttttgcaagaaaaatgcccatctgctgctttgtgctgcttttgagatgtttttccctcttgtccacattaaatctcatcttccATTCGGAttcccagtctcacaaggtccttCTGCAATACTTCATAGTCCACATGTgatttaacagccttgaataatGTGGTGTCTTCTGCAAATTTGATTGCCTCGCTCATTGTTCCCATctacagatcatttataagtatgttaagaAGAACCgttccactcctatcctagctaagataatgttcaaacaactttctttaaactagtcccttattttcttactgtgtctcatctatctatatgttctatcatTGCTTACACTCcaagctgtctattaaaatgttttattgtgtattgtgttgacattctaaTGTAAAAAAGGAACCAAGACTACTTCTTCTACCCTAGAATAGCCACGGCTGGTTTAACCACACATTGAGCAAACCTTTGTGAAAATAATCACTTCTGggagtttttaaaattttttttgcaatTGTTCAAACTTTTGTCTATTTAAACTTTTTCTCAAGAGTgccctcagcaaaaaccactATTTAAAGGCAATTGCATTTCtattgcctagtggcatagcacttctttcatcgggctactctctttttttctttcattttataaACGTGCTATTCAAGTAGTGCtacaaaaacaaatcaaagattcaaaaaaacgtgaacttatcttgCAAAGTTTTATCAGCTTTCTCATTAAGTCCTCGCTCGCTCTTTCAAGGTACCATAGCCACTATTGGGTCTCCGACTGCCTTCCCCTGGAAatgcccgactccgcgggtttcaacaatctttcctcagggacttgggttaaagccatCTCCTCTTGACCAAACAATGTATATGACATTCATAGTGTTCACTGTTGCAGCTTATAAAGGCGCCCATCTTGAGGCAGGAACCGGAAATCATTCTCATGATATCACTACACAATgaaaagaatgttttttttaatatttaaaggtTATACAACACTTTCATATGCTGATGGTATACTGCTGGTACACATACAAACTTATATTCAAGGTGTTGTtgaaaaatatatacttttgCCCACAAATAGAACTTAAAAAAACAGGAAATAGGAATCTCATAAATAATACCCCACCAGGCTACAGTCTCAAATAATCGTTTTCCACTCAATGTTCTCATTCAAGCCTTGAGGGCTAATAGTCTGTAATTTATAAATCCACTCCTGTTCCCGGCGGGTTAAAACTGAAACTCGATCCCCGCCAGACTGAGTGGTAGGAACATGATCTATAATAAACCAATGTAATTCAGAAAACTTGTGACTGAATTGTAAACAATGGGTAACAAGTGGGGCTGTAAGATTTCTTGTTACTAAACGACTTTTGTGTTCTATCAAACGAATTCTCATCTTTCTTATAATACGCCCTACATAATACAAGTGGCATGGACATTGAATTATATATACCACAAACGATGATTGACATGCAGTAAAATGACTCAATGTGTAAATCCGTTttgtccataaactgttattaagatggacttgagaaaatccactgcttattccagggtaagcagcataaaatctgttttactcttttgagatcttgccagatacttgtgacctggattggccactattggaaacaggatactaatggccctgtttattaatgCTGAGGGCGCATTAACGTTTTTAGtatatgctaatgattagcaagtgctaaacgctaagttgcccataggaacGTATAGgcgactctagcgtttagcacgagataaaaatgctagcgttgcttagtaaacagggtcctactactactacttatcatttctatagcgctacaagacatacgcagcgctgtacaccatacacaaaaaagacagtccctgctcaaagagcttacaatctagataagacaggtaaacagacagaagaaTTAaggcttcagtctgtcccagtaatgtgatgcttatgtatttatataatcTTATTTCTGCCTGTATTAGACTTAGAGATTGTTTTGCAAGCATGTAATAGATTTTTAGTGTTtattgataaaagaaaaaaattaataaatgaacACTGATGCAGTTCTGAGAATTCACAATATGAAAttcagggggccttttactaagctgcgggaaaaagggtcctCAGTGGGGCTTTGACCTTGGGAGGGGTAGGTACCCATGGTAGGTACTTACCCATACTTGGAGGGGTTGTATCAGGGGGAGTCCTATAGGCAGTTCATCTGGTGGGGGAGTCTTCTATTGGAAGAGTTgctgccattggggggggggggtgtcacaggGATTTTCTTTTGGGGGAAGGCCTGTTGTCAGGGGAGGTATTAACTGCAGGAAAGCCATAAGGAATAGTGGGATTAGATGTTGAGGTGGTATCGGTGAGGAGGTTGGGTATTGGGGAAGGGCTCAGGTCAGGCCCAAATATTTGTACTTACATCCGTCCATTACAGCAGCCACTTGCACATGCCTCAGAGCACATGTAAATacagacatctatctttttttaatATAGACATGGATTCCCTATGTGAAATGGGGAATGCATGTCTGTCTGGTAGGCCCACCCAGGACACTCTCTTTCCCTACGCTCCTTGACATCTAGATGTAGGAAGCTTCCCTGCTTGTGAATGGCACCTGTTTTGAAATGGCATTTAAACATCTGGGCAGCAAAATGTGGATATTTTGGAAGAGGGTGTAGGATTTTGATAGCCACTATATATGCTGGTATCTTCAATGGCATGAATTAAGGACAATTAATGTTGATGTATTTAAACTGCCAGATGCTCTATTTTAAGACTATCACATTCACCACTGTCTTAAGGTCTTTCTAACTTTATGGTTTTGTCTTTTTCTATTACTTGTAGTGGCAGCATGGGCTGAGAATTATACAGTAGATGTGAACATGGCAGGGATAAAAGGAAACTTGAAGTTTGACTCCATCCATCAAATGGCAGTGATAAATTTGACTGGCTTGTGTGAACAGACAGTCTTCTCTGTGCATGAATACCCTGTCATGTATGGCCATTTCCCAGACCCTTGCCACCAGGAGAACATCGGCGACCAGCTGTCCCAGTTCATTGTTAATGATACCAGTCAGCCTGTGAATGTAGAAGAGCTATTTCAGAGGAATAACAGCCTGACAGATTTCTCGATCCTGGTACAATCCTGTGGCCTTGAAGCATGTGCCACAGTAAGGACAAAAGCAAACACAACACAGACTTGGCATGCTAAGTTTTATACTTCTCTTGCTGGTGAGGTGCATTTTCGACAGCATAACGGTGAAGGGCCTTTGACCGTTTTGACAGATTTAATTGCACTTGATGAGGAACATAATACGGAGCTCACAGTCACTATGCATTTATTGTCAAGATGTGACAATATCCTGAACGAGCACAGCCCGACTGACTTTATTCCGATAAAAGTTGGCACACCTCAGAAAAAGGTGAAGTCCCACTTGGAATTGCCTGGGACTAAAATCCAGGCTTTTGTTCATTTGAATTACAAAGATCAGTGGCTATGTGCCGAAGTAAGGGAACTGCTGCCCATAGATGCAACTGCTGTCATTAACATGAAGGGAACTAAAGGTTCATTCCACTTCAGACAGATTTCCCCGTTTGATCCTACACAATTAGTAGTGAAGCTGGAGAACCTCAGCAACAATATCAGTTACTTTCATGTTCACCAGTACCCTGTCCGACTGAGAAAATTTGCAAAAGAAAACTTGTGCAGTGAAAGCAACACAGGAGGTCACTGGAATCCCTTCAGCATTAATATCAGTGCATCAACATACCCCAAAGCACTTGCAGGAACTCATGACCAATATGAACTGGGAGATCTCAGTGGGAGGTATGGGTCTTTGCAGGGCCTAAAGAATTTTCAGTCTACATATATAGATTGGAACTTGCCCCTTTTTGGCAGAAATAGTATCATTGGACGCTCCATTGTCATCCACAAATCAGACAATTCAAGAATTCTTTGTGGTAATATTGAGAATGAGGGTGAAATGACCACAGCAGTTGCTGTGTTTCGAAAGACATTGGTTGGCAGGATTGTCTTCAGGCAGTTGAAAAATAATCCTTATGCTGACTTGTCTATTTTCATTGAACTCTCATATAGCAACTCCTCAGTGCCGACAACCACAAACCATAACTGGCATGTCCATGAGTTCCCAATCAGTACAGAAATGGACTCCAGCACAAAGGCGTGCGCCAGCACCCATGGACATTTCAATCCTTCCAGTGTCAGCAACATCAATTACAACCTGGAGTGTCACCCCTTCAGCCCATTCCGATGTGAAGTAGGAGATTTTTCAGGAAAACTTATGCCTATCCAGCTCCCCAACCACACAAGACTAGGCCAAGCGAAAAGCTTTTTCACGGACACTACATCTGCTCTGTCTGGGTTTGCTTCAATTGTTGGAAGGTCTGTGGTGATCCATGGGGCAGAAAGGGTAGTCGATAGAATAGGCTGTGCAAATGTAACAATACTGCATCCAGTTACCGGGAAAACTGAACAGTGGTTTGGTCCAGGGCAAGCCAAAGGAGAATTCCAAGTTTCTCAAAATCTGGATCTGGACTCCACTTTAATAAAAGTCAATTTCACTGAATTAAATGGCTTGAGTGGGGGATACCATGTTCACATACTACCTATAAAGCAGAACTCCCTCGAGGCCTGTGCTGACAATTACATCAAGGGCCATTTCAATCCATTCCATGTTAACATGACGTCATCTCCAGCCCCTGGTAATGGCACAGCAGATCAGTATGAAGTTGGGGACATAAGTGGGAAGTACGGCATGCTGACAAACGAAAACTTCTTATCAGAAGACTACATTGATCCAGGATTACCACTGTCAGGGCCCTACAGCATACTGGGCCGTTCACTGGTGATCCATTATGTTAATGGCTCTAGGTGAGTGTTTTCAcattatggggtgaattctaaaCATGGCACCAAaacaaatggcactgaaaaaaagctctgttctataaagttaggtgcggtttatgaAACAGTGCTTATATCTGGAAATTGTGGCTAactttgtaccaactgaaacatgcTGCAAATGTCACGCCTAAAGTATAACAACACACATGAATACTAGGAACGCCCCATTTCTGCGCTCCCTTAGTTTACTCGTGCATAAAATTGAGGCGTAAaaatccaattaaatctaattagtgctgaaaatggcttgttaaaaagccaattattggcgctaattagtttgttattcaattacattgcacatgctaattgggcgaatgctcaaaattgcacgcacaatttttggcaaattttatagaattgagGGGTTTGTTTCTATGGAAGAGatgggggaaaggggaaatgggactagatatactacctttctgtggtttgtgcaactacattcaaagcagtttacatattatgtatatGTACATGACAATTGTCTTTTGTGTGCTTTCTGGCCACAGCAACTATACTGATCATGTTCCATAATCAAATGCTCAGCGATTAATATGTATTTAAGGCTATGTATGTGACTATTGTTATCCAACTTGGataaaggtgggatataaatataataaataaataatcaattaaaaatatatatatacaggtacttatttgtacctggggcaatggagggttaagaggcccttttacaatgttTCATGTCTACGCGCCCAATGCGTgtcaaaatgaagttaccacctgactaccgcgtggctcttgcggtaatttcaattttggcatgcatccgatatgcgtgtctgaaaaatatttttttattttcgggcacgcgtaATGGACGCGCGTAAgtgattaccgcccagattctttatcgctaggtcaatggctggcggtaagttctcagacccaaaatggatgcgtggcaattttgattttgccacacgtccatttttggcaaaaaaaagggccatttttacaggcgcgctaaaagaTGGATCGGCCCAAAACCTACACCTACACTacctcaagccatttttcagcatgcctttgtaaaaggacccctaactgacttgcccagagtcacaaggagctgcactgggaaatgaacccagttccccaggatcaaggtccactgtactaatcactaggctactcctccactccacaaattAGTAGTCATGATATAATAATTATCACTGTTACTAATATCTACAGTTAGCCAGATACaagaatactgacaatttaacctAAAGTTCAGAATGATATCATTGATAGCAtttatacctttaaaatatttgaatatctcttAACGCATTCCCCTTCTTTCTTCTATGCTGTCCTCTAGGGCACTGGTTCTCAACCTTGGCATGTAGGTACAATTAACTAGGATAgctctatgaatatgcatgagatagatatgtATGAACTGTGTTTCAGCTGTATGCAAATACCTCATGCATGTTCTTTATGGATACTTCCAAAATGGTTGATGTGCATTCAAGAGAGTTAAGATCACTgctctgttattattattatttattatttattgcatttgtaccccacattatcccacctttttgcaggctcagtgtggcttacagagtgttgttatgatgcagtcattacatgatcttagatacagtcgataataagctaaggtaggtaatttagatgcaaggtgctaggtaaggtgttgtgagaggtgtttttgatgcatctgagtagtttgaggaatgatttaGTAAAGATGTccttagtaggctttgttgaagagatgtgtcttcaaagatttgcgaaagctggttagattgtccatttttttcagggccatgggtagtgcgttccagatctgtgtgcttttatactcaaaagtagtagcttatgactgtttgtatttaattcctttacagctggggaagttcagattgaggaatttgcgggccgatcttttggcgtttctaggtggtaggtccactaggtttaacatataaagtggggcgtctgcgtggatgattttgtggatggttgtgcagatcttgaactcaattcgttctttgagtggtagccagtgtagtttctctcttagaggttttgccCTTTCGTATCTagttttgccaaagatgagtctggctgcggtgttttgggctgtttggagttttttaatggtctgttatATATATTTAAGTCTTTAAGCCTCATCTCATAGGGTTTCAGGCATTTGTGCTGCACAGTTTCTATTCTGTCTATATCTTctaggcagtggtgttcctatgtcagctgccacctgggacTGAGCACCGCTGTGCACCTCCCTGGCAcatcacacctcccccccccccccggcatatcacctccacctccccggtgcatcaccttCCGGAAGTAAcattagagggagcagggaacctgtGGAGCCGATAGccacatggctgctccctgcaccctcttgcagcgtgcactcggggtggactgcctccaccgccccacccttggtatgccactgcttctaagtggagtggaggagtagcctaatagttagtgccctgagagccaggggaactgggcttgagtcccactgcagctccttgtggctctgggcaagtcacttaacactccattgccccaggaacaaaataagtacctgtgtataatatgtaaaccactttgattgtaaccacagagaggtggtatatgaaatcccatccactttatggcatgggtgggcaacctttatacatagAGGGTTGTATGAATGTCCGCTGTATCCCTAGCAGGCTGAAACATTACGTAATGTcagaaccagaaatgcacagagctccaaaGGCCTTCTATGAATAATAAATGAGTAAAAAATTAACTAAAAATTATGGACACAAAACTGCtacagtggctattctgaaaatacttgcaaaatacagtattgagaatttgtcagAACTCTTGGCTTGTTAAATAGTGTTTAGccggctaactgctaatattcattgGGAGATAcccggttatctccgctgaatctTTATGGTCAGTGCCAAAAagttaaccagcaatattcagcactaaccagctaagtttagcaggcaaatCAGACTGCAAaaataacagtcctatctttgccctctattaacttaaccggccagcgctgagtATTGGCTTAGCCAGTGACAGACAaagaaacctggatattcaatgcctatcactggaaacagcttggacattgaatatttggggtcaGCGCCGACCACGGcatttatgcaggctgcctcctgccagctgaatatcgagcccaATGTCCCTAAATTCAATTGCCACATCAACCATTTTTAGCCCTGTATCATATAATCCAGACATTCCAGTGCCATAGTCAaggctgttatttatttatttatttatttatttatttctttatttattttatttcccactgatagcaggctcaatgaggcttacatattatatacaggtacttatttgtacctggggcaatggagggttaagtgacttgcccagagtcacaaggagctgcctgtgcctgcagtgggaatcgaacccagttccccaggaccaaagtccaccactctaaccactaggccacatataTTCTGAGGCTGGCCAATAGGTGTCAATGTTGAGTAATTGCTGATACTTTCCCCATCCTATTTTCAATACAGTCTTCCTGCTGTCCCAAGAAAACAGAAGCTTCAGACCAGGATCTCCAGCATGGCAGTGACAGCACTGGCTAATGAGGCATCAGGTGAACCTTTTGAGCCAGA carries:
- the LOC115466359 gene encoding uncharacterized protein LOC115466359, with protein sequence MCPFLVVTFLALCVAAWAENYTVDVNMAGIKGNLKFDSIHQMAVINLTGLCEQTVFSVHEYPVMYGHFPDPCHQENIGDQLSQFIVNDTSQPVNVEELFQRNNSLTDFSILVQSCGLEACATVRTKANTTQTWHAKFYTSLAGEVHFRQHNGEGPLTVLTDLIALDEEHNTELTVTMHLLSRCDNILNEHSPTDFIPIKVGTPQKKVKSHLELPGTKIQAFVHLNYKDQWLCAEVRELLPIDATAVINMKGTKGSFHFRQISPFDPTQLVVKLENLSNNISYFHVHQYPVRLRKFAKENLCSESNTGGHWNPFSINISASTYPKALAGTHDQYELGDLSGRYGSLQGLKNFQSTYIDWNLPLFGRNSIIGRSIVIHKSDNSRILCGNIENEGEMTTAVAVFRKTLVGRIVFRQLKNNPYADLSIFIELSYSNSSVPTTTNHNWHVHEFPISTEMDSSTKACASTHGHFNPSSVSNINYNLECHPFSPFRCEVGDFSGKLMPIQLPNHTRLGQAKSFFTDTTSALSGFASIVGRSVVIHGAERVVDRIGCANVTILHPVTGKTEQWFGPGQAKGEFQVSQNLDLDSTLIKVNFTELNGLSGGYHVHILPIKQNSLEACADNYIKGHFNPFHVNMTSSPAPGNGTADQYEVGDISGKYGMLTNENFLSEDYIDPGLPLSGPYSILGRSLVIHYVNGSRMQCSNILPQSTEDGEWLRAEAVFTGRIKGKVLLAQQIFPDGSASDVTIEVDLKAADMAFLDVSELQWYIQENSLLCTEDGEPYNPYEIFRDPGYESSCSPVYPLHCAVGDMLGKHGPATLGQRQLFTDSNLPLTGDFTVAGRVLMLQNGSEVVGCTLIRPDVPITELIYHQLHTSSRYELRNAISQALQIPIWKITLLPKAPVKSLHSSCKKRNFFVIGYNDTKKLESIKDKLGKFSSSALCSDGTALTVTPSKLFCLWILLVFFMLS